One Armatimonadota bacterium genomic window carries:
- the dxs gene encoding 1-deoxy-D-xylulose-5-phosphate synthase — translation MYPLLNGIDLPQGLKTLSQTELVQVAAELRQAIEDNLSKTGGHFASDLGAVDMILALHTVYSSPADKIIFDTGHQAYAHKMLTGRLDRFETLRQYGGLSGFLRREENVHDQFGAGHAGTSISAAFGFAVARDLAGRSADESVIAVIGDAAMTAGLALEGLHNAGHSGRNFTVVLNDNEMSIAESVGALAKYLAKLRVSSLYQSVEAQTKSVLKRVPGTPGRALERAASTMLKHNLTNFVSPEQSGTLFEALGFEYIGPLDGHDIALMVDVFAHVRQIHRPVFVHLLTVKGKGNEQAEANARKWHAVTPPMFKDVAEGTASGSKSSGSTWTGVFSETLNEMAAEDESITAITAAMPDGTGLTKFKEMFPDRYFDTAIAEQHAVCFAAGLAAEGVKPFTAIYSTFLQRAYDIILHDVAIQNLPVIFCLDRAGLVGDDGPTHHGVFDIAYLRSIPGVAMLAPKDGEEFRAMLRYMAREHVTGANRSAIAIRYPRGNAPSIQWPRPSPAIELGKAEVLMEGHDVAILAYGNMVAPAFTAAQQLASEGVSPHLVNLRWAKPLDADVIIKAVRQTNALILIEEGVVRGGVGSAVLELLAERGVPIGPTRLFGIPDKFVEHGAIPILHRLCMLTADDFAAAARDMLQLKQPEPARLSESTAQ, via the coding sequence ATGTACCCATTGCTCAACGGGATCGACCTACCACAAGGCCTGAAGACTCTCAGCCAAACTGAATTGGTACAGGTCGCGGCGGAACTGAGGCAGGCGATTGAAGACAACCTGAGCAAGACCGGCGGTCACTTCGCCTCGGACCTCGGCGCGGTCGACATGATTCTGGCGCTGCACACGGTCTACTCCTCGCCGGCAGACAAGATCATCTTTGATACCGGGCACCAGGCTTATGCGCACAAGATGCTCACGGGCCGGCTGGATCGATTCGAAACCCTGCGCCAATACGGCGGCTTGAGCGGCTTTTTACGCCGTGAGGAGAATGTTCACGATCAGTTTGGCGCCGGCCACGCAGGTACCAGCATCTCGGCAGCATTCGGATTTGCCGTGGCGCGCGATTTAGCCGGGCGCTCGGCCGATGAGAGCGTCATTGCGGTGATCGGTGATGCCGCGATGACCGCCGGACTTGCGCTCGAAGGCCTCCACAACGCCGGCCACAGTGGGCGCAACTTTACGGTGGTGCTGAACGACAACGAGATGAGCATCGCCGAGAGCGTGGGCGCACTGGCCAAGTATCTGGCGAAACTTCGGGTGTCATCGCTGTACCAGAGCGTGGAAGCCCAGACGAAGTCGGTTTTGAAGCGGGTACCGGGTACGCCCGGCCGCGCTCTGGAGCGCGCCGCCAGTACCATGCTGAAGCACAACCTCACCAACTTCGTGTCGCCCGAGCAGTCTGGAACTCTGTTTGAGGCGCTGGGGTTTGAGTACATCGGGCCGCTGGATGGTCACGACATCGCGCTCATGGTGGATGTGTTCGCCCATGTACGTCAGATTCACCGCCCGGTGTTCGTACATCTGCTCACGGTGAAGGGTAAAGGCAACGAGCAGGCCGAGGCCAACGCTCGCAAATGGCACGCGGTTACGCCGCCCATGTTCAAGGACGTGGCGGAAGGCACCGCCAGCGGAAGTAAATCCAGCGGCAGTACATGGACCGGCGTCTTCAGCGAGACGCTGAACGAGATGGCGGCGGAGGATGAAAGCATCACGGCTATTACGGCGGCAATGCCGGATGGCACCGGACTGACAAAGTTCAAGGAGATGTTCCCGGACCGCTATTTCGACACTGCGATCGCCGAGCAGCATGCAGTCTGCTTCGCCGCCGGCCTGGCGGCAGAGGGCGTCAAGCCGTTCACAGCAATCTACAGCACATTCCTGCAGCGCGCCTACGATATCATCCTGCACGACGTGGCGATCCAGAACCTGCCGGTGATCTTCTGCCTGGACCGGGCGGGTCTGGTAGGCGACGACGGGCCAACGCATCATGGCGTTTTCGATATCGCTTACCTGCGTTCCATACCCGGTGTGGCGATGCTGGCCCCAAAGGACGGCGAAGAGTTCAGGGCAATGCTGAGGTACATGGCCCGCGAGCATGTTACGGGCGCCAACAGATCGGCAATCGCCATCCGGTATCCTCGCGGCAACGCACCGAGCATCCAGTGGCCTCGCCCGTCACCGGCGATTGAGCTTGGCAAGGCAGAGGTATTGATGGAGGGGCACGACGTAGCCATTCTGGCCTATGGCAACATGGTGGCGCCGGCATTCACGGCGGCGCAGCAGCTGGCTTCCGAAGGTGTCTCACCACATCTGGTCAATCTCCGGTGGGCGAAGCCGCTTGACGCCGACGTCATCATCAAGGCCGTGCGCCAGACAAATGCGCTGATCCTCATTGAGGAGGGCGTCGTACGCGGCGGCGTGGGTTCCGCGGTTCTGGAATTGCTCGCCGAACGCGGAGTTCCCATCGGGCCGACACGGCTGTTCGGAATACCGGACAAGTTTGTAGAGCATGGCGCCATCCCGATTTTGCACCGGCTCTGCATGCTTACGGCCGATGACTTTGCCGCCGCGGCGCGCGATATGCTTCAGCTCAAACAGCCGGAACCGGCGCGCCTGAGTGAGTCCACGGCGCAGTAA
- a CDS encoding thioredoxin family protein encodes MRNPNLFAIAGASLAAFAAAPASAANSIPWSSSWDVAIAAARKSHKLVMIDFYTDWCVWCKKLDKDTYPDPSVVKAASQFVPLKLNAEKDGKEQAQTYHVTGYPTIVFVDADGKMAGELVGYEPAAQFAKDITGIATAERQLPGMLKQMRDHPEDANTAARLAAIYAKRSDTETATHYLSVAETGHARGLGTADNAVGDSFQNAGHYNKALGYFQQAEVSGKSGYTRAYAHLSAGVCLLNLKRVSEAKAELQSVPKLKGVPADLAKMAQNMLTALAKTPPK; translated from the coding sequence GTGCGTAATCCAAATCTGTTCGCTATCGCGGGAGCTTCGCTCGCCGCATTCGCCGCGGCGCCGGCATCCGCTGCCAACTCCATACCGTGGAGCTCTTCGTGGGACGTGGCGATCGCCGCTGCGCGGAAATCTCACAAGCTGGTGATGATCGACTTCTACACCGACTGGTGTGTCTGGTGCAAGAAGCTGGACAAAGATACCTACCCCGATCCATCCGTGGTAAAAGCGGCTTCGCAGTTTGTACCGCTGAAGCTGAACGCCGAAAAGGATGGCAAGGAACAGGCGCAGACCTACCACGTTACCGGTTACCCAACAATCGTATTCGTGGATGCCGATGGCAAGATGGCGGGTGAGCTGGTGGGCTACGAACCGGCCGCCCAGTTTGCGAAGGACATTACGGGCATTGCCACGGCAGAGCGGCAATTGCCAGGCATGCTGAAGCAGATGCGAGATCACCCGGAGGACGCCAACACCGCCGCGCGCCTGGCCGCAATTTACGCCAAGCGCAGCGACACGGAGACCGCGACACACTACCTGAGCGTTGCCGAAACGGGCCACGCCAGGGGTTTGGGCACAGCCGATAACGCCGTGGGTGACAGCTTCCAGAACGCCGGCCACTATAACAAGGCGCTTGGCTACTTTCAGCAGGCCGAAGTCTCAGGGAAAAGTGGCTATACCAGGGCCTATGCCCACCTGAGCGCCGGTGTGTGTCTGCTCAACCTGAAGCGCGTTTCAGAGGCAAAAGCCGAACTACAGAGCGTGCCCAAGCTGAAGGGAGTTCCGGCCGACCTCGCGAAGATGGCCCAGAATATGCTGACGGCCCTCGCCAAGACGCCGCCAAAGTAG
- a CDS encoding CRTAC1 family protein produces MIRRFAAAPVLALVMLCAGCGRADIPKPGSARYTAFLGAFYAGVTALETGATVDANDIALHNLRLATRLAPDEPAAWADLAVVEMKMDGATGPALADLKRAARLAPGDGRIDALYGALYGVDLLNRPALARKWLYAAASSPQSNAHIRWQYVRELQVESPQQNAVEISLYLTVIARTRPDNLFISAEMLVAATEAHSAALFGQAMKTLGALLPAPQADVRAELAELRKLGPAAAPFQLAAQAVVLRNLLRPLPAYRADEAAIAGPPDLHNMQPIMQPVAVPVPQAVTAPPNPNMTVTIRPLPGATRAPFLGMFSLQPQVSTVTARQFRGAGVYAAPEAPPALVTADGSRVTILEADQPRFTLKFPGGATHTPPTRYGIAAADLFYTFRPALVCAGAGGLRIYPQAKPGLFGAAAAIRGVSASIVNQPLAGVWPLGATGSGDMDLLLAPVDGAPVLLRNLGGGAFRASQPFSGAKNVRQLAVVDLDGEGAGAVALLDAAGNLRFYRNMHDGTFLLWPVPAQRGDVVAIAARPGGFGVPQAVVALTKEGAIRFYSMVQGYGMVDQPIVLTAPDKGAVLSVVDIDNNGVADIIVSGRHETTVALDGCGSHVTFLHSAVALGSAAPAPPSGDGVVRLVGYGADGTAAVAAFTASPQNHWVCIRTRSARVTRQNGAGSRVNSFGKDGEIEVRAGPLDIRTMITGPATQVGLGANTNINAIRINWPNGQRRAAYNVPEDQAVMASQELAWACP; encoded by the coding sequence TTGATCCGGAGATTCGCCGCTGCCCCAGTTCTCGCCCTGGTCATGCTCTGCGCGGGCTGCGGTCGCGCGGATATTCCGAAGCCCGGCAGTGCCCGATATACGGCGTTTCTCGGCGCCTTTTACGCCGGCGTCACCGCTTTGGAGACCGGCGCCACGGTGGATGCCAACGACATCGCGCTCCATAATCTGAGATTAGCGACTCGCCTGGCGCCCGATGAGCCTGCCGCATGGGCCGACCTGGCGGTGGTTGAAATGAAGATGGATGGCGCAACCGGGCCGGCGCTGGCGGACCTGAAACGAGCCGCCCGCCTGGCGCCCGGTGACGGCCGGATCGACGCGCTCTATGGTGCGTTGTATGGTGTCGATCTACTTAACCGTCCGGCGCTGGCGCGCAAATGGCTCTACGCCGCGGCCTCCTCACCGCAATCTAACGCGCATATCCGATGGCAGTACGTCCGTGAACTCCAGGTGGAGTCGCCACAGCAGAACGCCGTGGAGATATCGCTCTATCTGACCGTGATAGCGCGGACGCGGCCGGATAATCTCTTCATCTCCGCCGAAATGCTCGTGGCTGCCACAGAAGCTCACAGCGCCGCGTTGTTTGGGCAAGCGATGAAGACGCTGGGGGCGCTGCTCCCTGCGCCGCAGGCCGACGTGCGCGCGGAACTTGCTGAGCTGCGCAAGCTTGGACCGGCTGCGGCGCCGTTTCAACTCGCCGCGCAGGCGGTGGTGCTGCGAAACCTCCTGAGGCCGCTGCCGGCCTACCGTGCCGACGAGGCAGCCATCGCGGGCCCCCCAGATCTGCACAACATGCAGCCGATCATGCAGCCGGTTGCCGTTCCCGTGCCGCAGGCCGTTACAGCCCCGCCAAATCCCAACATGACGGTAACAATACGGCCACTGCCGGGAGCAACACGCGCGCCGTTCCTGGGCATGTTTTCGCTCCAGCCGCAGGTCTCAACGGTTACGGCCCGGCAGTTCCGAGGGGCCGGCGTATACGCTGCGCCGGAGGCCCCGCCGGCGCTGGTCACGGCAGACGGATCGCGCGTGACGATCCTGGAAGCGGATCAGCCTCGCTTCACATTGAAGTTCCCTGGCGGGGCCACGCACACACCGCCAACGCGATACGGCATTGCCGCCGCCGATCTGTTCTACACATTCCGTCCGGCGTTGGTCTGCGCCGGCGCCGGTGGCCTGCGCATCTATCCGCAAGCAAAGCCCGGTCTCTTCGGCGCTGCGGCAGCGATACGGGGTGTTTCCGCGTCCATCGTGAACCAGCCTCTGGCCGGTGTTTGGCCGCTTGGCGCCACCGGCAGCGGAGATATGGACCTTCTGTTAGCGCCGGTCGACGGGGCGCCGGTACTGCTTCGCAACCTTGGCGGTGGCGCCTTCCGTGCCAGCCAACCGTTCTCCGGCGCGAAAAACGTTCGCCAGTTGGCGGTAGTGGATCTTGATGGTGAAGGCGCCGGCGCCGTGGCTCTTCTGGATGCCGCCGGCAACCTCCGGTTTTATCGGAACATGCACGACGGAACATTCCTGCTTTGGCCCGTGCCGGCCCAGCGCGGCGACGTGGTCGCTATCGCGGCACGGCCGGGTGGGTTCGGCGTGCCGCAGGCTGTGGTCGCTCTCACGAAGGAAGGTGCAATCCGGTTCTACTCCATGGTGCAGGGCTATGGGATGGTGGACCAGCCGATCGTCCTGACGGCTCCGGACAAGGGCGCTGTGCTCAGCGTGGTCGATATAGACAACAACGGCGTGGCAGATATCATTGTCTCCGGCCGGCATGAAACCACCGTGGCGCTGGATGGCTGTGGCAGCCACGTTACGTTCCTGCACAGCGCGGTCGCACTTGGCTCTGCCGCCCCGGCGCCGCCCTCCGGCGATGGCGTTGTAAGGCTGGTCGGCTACGGCGCGGACGGCACGGCCGCCGTGGCAGCCTTTACGGCCAGTCCACAAAACCACTGGGTATGTATCCGCACCCGCTCAGCCAGAGTGACCAGGCAGAACGGCGCCGGCAGTCGCGTCAACTCCTTCGGTAAGGATGGAGAGATCGAGGTTCGTGCGGGGCCGTTGGACATACGGACGATGATTACCGGGCCTGCCACGCAAGTTGGCCTAGGCGCCAACACCAACATCAACGCAATACGCATCAACTGGCCGAACGGCCAGCGGCGCGCCGCGTACAACGTCCCGGAAGATCAGGCCGTGATGGCAAGTCAGGAACTTGCCTGGGCATGCCCGTAA
- a CDS encoding glycosyltransferase, which translates to MPQPPDEQPKPRSETGKDAGPSLPVFFDAHSRRWPLVVRLGVPVALLVAAATVTLLVSAFAVVFMPRSPLPRVQIVSDIGNMEPILGEHTRRKLAFAQARDVQRLKVLQAREARAKRTRARKAQAFLAAHAPAQPATVLVPTTNAPAPVVAGFYVNWEETSPVSVHRHITALTHFIPEWLHLKASGYNYANTDPRSQPFVDARQRALDKNDITPFVRAHGVPILPLINNYTQPPGADESAADWDTRAVHSIVSSAKARTQVIAHLKAWLLKNQMQGINVDFEEVDTDDKNGLTLFMTQLWQALHPLGLLVTEDVEVGSGAYDLPKLAAVTNWIVPMLYDEHAGGTAPGAVAGVDWTVQNLRKILQQVPASKIVMGVGNHGYDWISGTTTAEDLTFQSAIITAKESQPDAVIHIAPGSLNPTYQYADVEVDQHGNQRELDHVVWMQDAVSVYNQLLAAKPYGVRGAALWFMGAEDPTIWSFLNKANWNANWTSEVQSGILNTVSYGGQAEVDFEGDGELLQPVANPSDGHRTLIVAPDTGLITNETYAKDPATGQPMLPSASVVRRYGGGSGNPDKRILLTFDDGPDPTYTPEVLDILQKYHVPAVFFVVGRNAEAWPDDVRREWDMGDDIGNHSWSHPDLFELSREAQVLQLNTTQRVIQAITGHSTTLFRPPYGGDVEPQTAAEVEPMILAAKLGYITVGETNDPQDWRLFELKPGTNAVDTRKPRSAQEIINSVIDNRDVGSIVLLHDAGGDRSRTVAALPTIINKLRSLGYTFISIEQLRGLPRSRLMPKISGRDILLIGMDQYIFEVVYSLQRTLTTLFLLSIILGFSRVGLLVTLALIQRRRERFRVADPYYQPGVSVVIAAYNEQAVIVRTVNAILNSSYPALEVIVVDDGSSDATADTARAAFANNPNVHVISKPNGGKASALNRGLEDAGGEIVVSLDADTLFTPDTIRQLVEHFSDPRVGAVSGNVRVGNVGNLLTKWQSVEYITSQNFDRRGYDLLNCITVVPGAVGALRRNAVASVGGYESDTLAEDTDLTWRLRREGYRIVNDNDAIAYTEAPETLHNLARQRFRWAFGTLQCLWKHRDALFDYGAFGWFVLPSLWIYQVLLPAISPVMDITVVWSLFEGNFSQIGLMYLAFAMAELLAGAVAIRMDRGNYKLLFWLFFQRFVYRQLMYYVMLKSLVAAVRGGAVGWGKFERTGNARVQG; encoded by the coding sequence TTGCCGCAACCACCTGACGAACAGCCCAAACCACGCTCTGAGACCGGTAAGGATGCAGGTCCGTCGCTGCCAGTCTTTTTCGACGCCCACAGCCGTCGCTGGCCGCTGGTGGTGCGCCTGGGAGTGCCGGTTGCGCTGCTGGTTGCTGCCGCCACGGTTACACTTCTCGTCAGCGCGTTTGCGGTTGTCTTTATGCCCCGCAGCCCGCTGCCACGCGTACAGATTGTGAGCGACATCGGCAATATGGAGCCGATACTGGGCGAACATACGCGGCGCAAACTGGCCTTTGCCCAGGCGCGTGACGTCCAGCGCCTCAAGGTGCTGCAGGCGCGTGAAGCGCGCGCCAAGCGCACACGCGCACGCAAGGCGCAGGCGTTTCTTGCAGCGCATGCACCGGCCCAACCGGCCACAGTGCTTGTACCCACCACCAACGCACCGGCGCCGGTGGTTGCCGGGTTTTACGTCAACTGGGAGGAGACGTCACCGGTTTCGGTTCACCGGCACATCACTGCGCTCACGCATTTCATTCCGGAGTGGCTGCATCTGAAGGCCTCGGGATACAACTACGCCAATACAGATCCGCGCAGCCAGCCGTTTGTTGATGCGCGCCAGCGGGCGCTGGATAAGAACGACATCACGCCATTTGTGCGCGCGCACGGTGTGCCGATCCTGCCGCTCATCAACAACTACACGCAGCCGCCCGGCGCCGATGAATCGGCGGCCGATTGGGATACGCGGGCCGTCCACTCCATCGTCTCCAGCGCGAAGGCCCGCACGCAGGTGATCGCACACCTGAAAGCCTGGCTGCTGAAGAACCAGATGCAGGGGATCAACGTGGATTTTGAGGAGGTGGATACCGACGACAAGAATGGCCTCACACTGTTTATGACCCAGCTTTGGCAGGCCCTGCACCCGCTCGGCCTTCTGGTGACCGAGGATGTGGAGGTGGGCAGTGGGGCGTATGACCTGCCGAAGCTGGCTGCCGTTACCAACTGGATTGTCCCGATGCTCTACGACGAGCATGCGGGAGGTACGGCGCCGGGCGCCGTGGCCGGCGTCGATTGGACGGTGCAGAACCTGCGCAAGATCCTTCAGCAGGTTCCCGCCAGCAAAATCGTGATGGGTGTTGGAAACCACGGATACGACTGGATTAGCGGCACCACCACGGCAGAGGATTTAACCTTTCAGAGCGCCATTATCACGGCCAAGGAGAGCCAGCCCGATGCCGTCATCCATATCGCGCCGGGAAGCCTGAATCCCACCTATCAGTACGCCGATGTCGAGGTGGATCAGCACGGCAACCAGCGCGAACTCGACCACGTCGTCTGGATGCAGGACGCCGTCAGCGTGTACAACCAGCTCCTCGCGGCCAAGCCATACGGCGTTCGCGGCGCTGCGCTCTGGTTTATGGGCGCCGAGGATCCAACAATCTGGAGTTTTCTCAACAAGGCAAACTGGAACGCCAACTGGACGAGCGAAGTGCAGTCCGGCATCCTCAATACCGTCTCGTATGGCGGACAGGCGGAAGTCGACTTCGAGGGCGACGGCGAGCTCCTGCAGCCGGTCGCCAATCCATCCGATGGCCACCGCACGTTGATCGTGGCGCCCGATACCGGACTGATTACGAACGAGACGTATGCCAAAGATCCGGCCACTGGCCAGCCGATGCTGCCTTCAGCCTCGGTGGTGCGGCGCTATGGGGGTGGGTCGGGCAACCCCGACAAGCGCATCCTGCTCACGTTCGACGATGGTCCCGATCCAACCTACACGCCCGAGGTGCTGGACATCCTGCAGAAGTACCACGTTCCGGCGGTCTTCTTCGTGGTTGGACGCAACGCCGAGGCCTGGCCGGACGATGTACGGCGCGAGTGGGATATGGGCGATGATATCGGAAACCACTCGTGGTCGCATCCGGACCTGTTCGAACTGAGTCGCGAGGCACAGGTTCTTCAGCTCAACACCACCCAGCGCGTCATCCAGGCAATCACCGGCCACAGCACCACGCTTTTTCGCCCGCCATACGGTGGAGATGTGGAACCGCAAACGGCTGCGGAAGTCGAGCCGATGATTCTGGCAGCGAAGCTTGGTTACATCACCGTGGGAGAAACCAACGACCCGCAGGACTGGCGCCTGTTTGAGTTGAAGCCCGGTACCAACGCGGTGGATACGCGCAAACCGCGCAGCGCACAGGAGATCATCAACAGCGTCATCGACAACCGCGACGTGGGCAGCATTGTGCTGCTTCACGATGCCGGCGGCGACCGGAGCCGCACTGTGGCGGCGCTTCCTACGATTATCAACAAGCTGCGTTCGCTCGGCTACACCTTCATCAGCATCGAGCAACTGCGTGGGTTGCCGCGCAGCCGCCTGATGCCGAAGATATCGGGCCGAGACATCCTGCTGATCGGCATGGACCAGTACATTTTTGAGGTGGTCTACTCCCTGCAGCGGACGCTGACCACACTCTTCCTGCTCTCCATCATCCTGGGCTTCTCGCGCGTCGGCCTGCTGGTTACGCTGGCGCTGATCCAGCGGCGACGCGAGCGTTTTCGCGTCGCCGATCCGTACTACCAGCCGGGCGTGAGCGTGGTGATTGCGGCATACAACGAGCAGGCGGTGATTGTACGGACCGTGAACGCCATCCTGAACAGCAGCTATCCCGCGCTTGAGGTAATCGTGGTGGATGACGGCAGCAGCGACGCCACCGCCGATACGGCTAGAGCCGCCTTCGCCAACAACCCGAACGTGCACGTCATTTCAAAACCGAATGGTGGCAAGGCCTCGGCGCTCAACCGCGGACTGGAGGATGCCGGCGGCGAGATCGTGGTTTCGCTGGATGCCGATACCCTCTTCACGCCGGATACCATCCGCCAGCTTGTGGAGCATTTCAGCGACCCACGCGTTGGCGCCGTCTCCGGCAACGTGCGCGTCGGAAACGTGGGCAACCTGCTCACGAAGTGGCAATCGGTTGAGTACATCACCAGTCAGAACTTTGACCGCCGCGGATACGACCTGCTGAACTGCATCACGGTGGTTCCCGGCGCTGTTGGCGCCCTGCGGCGTAATGCAGTTGCAAGCGTCGGCGGGTACGAATCCGACACGCTGGCCGAGGATACCGATCTCACCTGGAGGCTGCGGCGGGAAGGCTACCGCATCGTCAACGACAACGACGCCATTGCATATACGGAGGCGCCGGAGACGCTGCACAACCTGGCGCGGCAGAGATTTCGATGGGCGTTTGGAACGCTCCAGTGCCTCTGGAAGCACCGTGATGCCCTGTTTGATTACGGCGCATTCGGCTGGTTTGTTCTTCCCAGCCTGTGGATCTATCAGGTTCTGCTGCCGGCGATTTCGCCCGTGATGGATATCACCGTCGTCTGGTCGCTGTTCGAAGGCAATTTCTCCCAGATTGGGCTGATGTACCTGGCGTTTGCCATGGCGGAACTCCTGGCCGGCGCTGTGGCTATCCGGATGGACCGCGGCAACTACAAACTGCTTTTCTGGCTGTTCTTTCAGCGGTTTGTCTACCGGCAGTTGATGTACTATGTGATGCTGAAGTCGCTGGTTGCCGCAGTGCGTGGCGGCGCTGTGGGGTGGGGCAAGTTTGAGCGGACCGGAAACGCGCGGGTGCAGGGCTGA
- a CDS encoding glycosyltransferase family 39 protein: protein MTPPPDAGARRYLIVALCLVALIQGVRLLTLTHWELSPDEAYYWVWSRHLALSYYDQGPLIAVVIRITTSLFGSNTFGVRLGVWACTTGVLLAAIQLARRFFSDRAGLIAAVLLLFTPLTTVGSVIATYDELAALAWAAVILALERAIYGPERQQRWWWLSVGVWVGLGMLAKYTMILVAPCVLLFLVLSPEHRVWLKRWEPWAALAISFAMFSGVLVWNAGHHWWTFSHVLYLANKSRMTASDRFAEFTGSQAGLLGPVLFVGALWACVAKTRLDRSRQVFLVSLGLPVFLFFCLLALKSKVQANWAVTAWISLVVLWAGNLDDGLTEAGKRRRAARNLIGASVITGSVLCALILWPSSRRLIHLRLKAKTDVTNTTHGWRSLAHEVAILRSVTESKTGRPVFVASNGYEYCSEMAFYLPDHPQTWDLFLHNRLDTYATSIDQLRAHLGESAIFVSDSQQSDKDLRAIFGSVEWQPPMPVYRPGVYRGAIKTNYIALCGNFNRYEGLNWASRG, encoded by the coding sequence GTGACACCGCCCCCGGACGCCGGCGCGCGCCGGTATCTCATTGTCGCCCTGTGCCTCGTGGCTCTTATTCAGGGCGTGCGGCTTTTGACGCTGACGCACTGGGAGCTCTCGCCGGACGAGGCGTACTACTGGGTCTGGTCGCGCCATCTGGCATTGAGCTACTACGACCAGGGTCCATTGATCGCGGTTGTCATTCGCATCACGACCAGCCTGTTCGGCAGCAACACCTTCGGCGTGCGGCTTGGCGTCTGGGCGTGCACAACCGGCGTTCTGCTTGCCGCCATTCAGTTGGCTCGTCGATTCTTTTCGGATCGCGCGGGCCTGATTGCGGCTGTGCTGCTGCTCTTCACGCCGCTGACCACGGTCGGCAGCGTAATCGCCACCTATGACGAACTGGCGGCTCTGGCGTGGGCAGCCGTGATCCTGGCGCTGGAGCGCGCGATTTACGGCCCGGAACGGCAGCAGCGATGGTGGTGGCTGAGCGTCGGTGTTTGGGTCGGTCTGGGGATGCTGGCGAAATACACCATGATTCTGGTGGCCCCATGCGTGCTCCTGTTTTTGGTGCTCTCACCGGAGCATCGCGTCTGGTTAAAACGCTGGGAGCCCTGGGCGGCGCTCGCCATCAGCTTCGCGATGTTCTCCGGCGTACTTGTCTGGAATGCCGGGCATCACTGGTGGACGTTCAGCCATGTGCTCTACCTGGCGAACAAATCGCGCATGACGGCATCGGACCGGTTCGCTGAGTTTACGGGGTCACAGGCCGGACTCCTGGGACCGGTGCTCTTCGTTGGCGCACTGTGGGCTTGCGTGGCGAAGACCAGACTGGACCGATCGCGCCAGGTGTTTCTTGTTTCTCTGGGCCTTCCCGTGTTTTTATTCTTCTGCCTGCTGGCGCTCAAATCGAAAGTGCAGGCCAACTGGGCCGTGACAGCGTGGATCAGCCTGGTGGTGCTTTGGGCCGGCAACCTGGACGACGGCCTGACCGAAGCGGGCAAGCGCCGGCGCGCGGCACGCAACCTCATTGGCGCATCGGTCATTACCGGATCGGTGCTGTGCGCGCTTATCCTCTGGCCGTCGTCACGGCGCCTGATTCACCTGAGGTTGAAGGCGAAGACGGATGTGACCAACACCACGCACGGCTGGCGAAGCCTGGCGCACGAGGTCGCTATCCTGCGCTCCGTGACGGAAAGCAAAACGGGCCGTCCCGTGTTTGTGGCCAGCAATGGCTACGAGTACTGCAGCGAAATGGCATTCTATCTGCCGGATCACCCGCAGACGTGGGACCTGTTCCTGCACAACAGGCTGGATACGTACGCCACATCGATCGACCAACTGCGCGCACACCTGGGCGAATCGGCAATCTTCGTCAGCGATTCGCAGCAGAGTGACAAGGATCTGCGCGCTATCTTCGGCAGCGTGGAGTGGCAGCCGCCGATGCCGGTCTACCGACCCGGCGTCTATCGCGGCGCTATCAAAACCAACTACATTGCCCTCTGCGGCAACTTCAATCGATACGAGGGTCTGAACTGGGCCAGTAGAGGGTGA
- a CDS encoding dienelactone hydrolase family protein, translating into MPNSRPDGFLSVPTVGSGAPVLVLHAWWGLNDTIRGICARLAEEGFVAFAPDLYHGKVTNSVAEAETLVRALNRDPDHSEAVLAEAARFVTEHADRSDRGLAVIGFSLGANFALDVAVGNPENVRSVVLFYGTSGGDFSASKAAYLGHFAENDPFEPRSEVDNLEQSLERAGRPVTFHHYAGAGHWFFEPDRADSYDAEAAQLAWDRTLAFLKRPADG; encoded by the coding sequence ATGCCGAATTCGCGGCCTGATGGCTTCCTCTCCGTACCGACCGTTGGCAGCGGCGCACCCGTTTTGGTGCTGCATGCCTGGTGGGGATTGAACGACACGATTCGGGGGATTTGCGCGCGGCTTGCCGAAGAGGGCTTTGTGGCGTTCGCGCCGGATCTCTACCATGGCAAGGTGACGAACAGCGTTGCTGAGGCAGAAACGCTGGTTCGCGCGCTCAACCGCGACCCGGACCACAGCGAGGCCGTACTGGCCGAAGCAGCCCGGTTCGTTACCGAACACGCCGACCGCAGCGATCGCGGCCTCGCCGTGATCGGTTTCTCGCTCGGCGCCAATTTCGCGCTGGACGTTGCGGTGGGTAATCCGGAGAATGTGCGCTCCGTGGTGCTGTTTTACGGCACCAGCGGCGGCGACTTCAGCGCGTCAAAGGCTGCGTATCTCGGTCACTTTGCCGAAAACGACCCGTTCGAGCCGCGATCCGAGGTTGACAACCTGGAGCAATCGCTGGAGCGTGCGGGGCGGCCTGTCACGTTCCACCACTACGCCGGCGCCGGGCACTGGTTCTTTGAACCGGACCGTGCTGACAGTTACGACGCGGAGGCTGCACAACTGGCTTGGGATCGAACGCTTGCCTTTCTGAAGCGCCCGGCTGACGGGTAG